From Huiozyma naganishii CBS 8797 chromosome 11, complete genome, a single genomic window includes:
- the DCP1 gene encoding Dcp1p (similar to Saccharomyces cerevisiae DCP1 (YOL149W); ancestral locus Anc_3.1) → MTASKEAESSNALEFYRKALNFNVIGRYDPKIKQLLFHTPHASIYKWDFGKDEWNKLDYQGVLAIYLRDLTAGPTKLPKQDNDSSQQHYSSGEPLRGPDIYNYGLIVLNRINPENFSIGIVPDSVIKQRKTSNSAEDQQNPLHLMGIEVKDDLIIIKNLKHEVYGIWIHTAADRQNIYELITYLLKNDPKESFA, encoded by the coding sequence ATGACAGCAAGCAAAGAAGCAGAGTCTAGCAATGCCTTGGAATTCTATAGGAAAGCACTGAACTTCAATGTCATCGGCAGGTACGATCCCAAGATCAAGCAACTGCTGTTCCACACCCCACACGCCTCGATATACAAGTGGGATTTTGGCAAAGATGAATGGAACAAGCTGGATTACCAGGGTGTGCTTGCCATATATCTACGAGATTTGACTGCGGGTCCCACAAAGCTCCCAAAGCAGGACAACGATTCTTCTCAGCAACACTACAGTTCTGGCGAGCCTCTCAGAGGTCCAGATATATATAACTACGGTTTGATTGTGTTGAACAGAATCAATCCAGAAAATTTCTCCATCGGTATTGTTCCAGACAGTGTGAtaaaacagagaaaaacCTCCAATTCTGCAGAGGACCAGCAAAATCCGCTGCATTTGATGGGAATAGAGGTCAAGGACGATTTAATAATCATTAAGAACCTGAAGCATGAAGTGTATGGGATATGGATCCACACTGCAGCAGACAGACAAAACATTTACGAACTTATCACCTACTTGTTAAAGAACGACCCAAAGGAATCGTTTGCTTGA
- the KNAG0K02680 gene encoding NAD(P)-dependent alcohol dehydrogenase, translated as MSYPEKFQGIAVLDHKDWKNVKKTEYSPKKFGDHDIDIKIEACGVCGSDVHCASGNWGDTPKPLVVGHEIIGTIVKMGPKCNSGYKIGDRVGMGAQAMSCLECDRCINDNEPYCAKVVCTYANPYEDGYSSRGGYANYVRVHEHFAVPIPESIPSHLAAPLMCGGLTVFSPLKRNGCGPGKKVGIIGIGGIGHMGIILAKAMGAEVYAISRTSKKRDDAMKLGADHFIAIKEEPDWHKEYFDKLDLVVICAGSLTDIDFNTLPNILTVGGRIVSIAIPEQHEVLKMKPFGLVGVSISNSFLGSMTELKQLLKLAAEKEVKLWVETVPIGEKGVKEVFTRMEKGDVRYRFALTDFDKEFS; from the coding sequence atgTCATATCCAGAAAAATTCCAAGGTATTGCCGTGTTGGACCACAAGGACTGGAAGAACGTCAAGAAAACCGAATATTCTCCAAAGAAGTTTGGCGACCACGACATCGACATCAAGATCGAAGCATGTGGTGTGTGCGGTTCTGACGTACATTGCGCTAGCGGTAATTGGGGGGACACGCCAAAACCTTTGGTTGTTGGACATGAAATAATCGGGACCATTGTCAAGATGGGACCCAAGTGTAACAGCGGTTACAAGATCGGTGACCGTGTCGGGATGGGTGCACAAGCCATGTCCTGCCTGGAGTGCGATCGTTGCATCAACGATAACGAGCCATACTGTGCCAAAGTGGTTTGCACGTATGCTAATCCATACGAAGATGGATACTCTTCCAGAGGCGGGTATGCCAACTATGTGAGAGTCCATGAACATTTCGCAGTGCCAATCCCGGAATCGATTCCCTCCCACCTGGCGGCCCCATTAATGTGCGGCGGGTTGACAGTGTTTTCACCATTGAAGAGAAACGGTTGCGGACCAGGTAAGAAAGTCGGGATAATTGGTATTGGTGGTATCGGACATATGGGGATCATACTGGCTAAAGCCATGGGTGCCGAGGTTTACGCCATCTCCAGAACATCAAAGAAAAGGGACGACGCAATGAAGTTGGGAGCGGATCACTTCATCGCTATAAAAGAGGAACCCGACTGGCACAAGGAATATTTCGATAAGCTAGACCTCGTCGTAATTTGTGCAGGGTCGCTGACCGATATTGACTTCAACACACTACCAAACATTCTAACCGTGGGTGGGCGAATCGTTTCGATTGCCATCCCAGAGCAGCACGAggttttgaagatgaaacCCTTTGGTCTTGTTGGTGTCTCCATCTCAAACAGCTTCTTGGGTTCGATGACCGAGCTGAAACAGTTACTCAAGCTGGCTGCAGAAAAGGAGGTGAAGCTATGGGTCGAAACTGTTCCAATTGGCGAAAAGGGCGTCAAAGAAGTGTTCACCAGAATGGAGAAAGGTGACGTACGTTACAGGTTTGCCCTAACCGACTTCGACAAAGAGTTCTCCTGA